Proteins encoded together in one Lathyrus oleraceus cultivar Zhongwan6 chromosome 5, CAAS_Psat_ZW6_1.0, whole genome shotgun sequence window:
- the LOC127080576 gene encoding uncharacterized protein LOC127080576: protein MPVPQEPRRIVIQRGQDADAVLQQRIWYNNLPAEDNSAAMVESIMAQNGVNVGLQRPSYASPLSEYILQEELPPRWKVPKFTKFSGDTSESTIKHVARYLIEAGEIARNENLKVKYFPSSLTKIAFTWFISLPANSVLLKARCFTRVPEHELVEMAAGGIDYSIRKKLDTQYLRDMAQLADRVRQVERLRDDKFRANKNKKERVAYVGVCQDDKYDENEPSNFDEQEIDLAELMQGPPYSCKMRIDLNPMQPVEAHYAEPSIVNMVEVEVAPDGNFERVEAVGGFDTNINMVEIADDLTNQNKVEVTEGFDDQKKSETTEGFDKKDNDNIAEDVVDRQGAN from the exons ATGCCtgttccacaagagcctagaaggatagtaatccagagaggccaagaCGCTGATGCTGTGTTGCAACAGCGAATCTGGTATAATAACTTGCCTGCCGAAGATAATTCGGCGGCCATGGTCGAAAGtataatggcacaaaatggggtAAACGTAGGATTACAAAGGCCCAGTTACGCTTCCCCACTGtcggaatatattctgcaagaagaattGCCCCCAAGATGGAAAGTTCCTAAGTTTACCAAATTCTCAGGGGATACTAGCGAATCCACCATAAAACATGTAGCACGTTATCTGATCGAAGCAGGAGAgatagcccgtaatgaaaatttgaaagTAAAATACTTTCCTAGTTCCTTGACGAAAATCGCGTTTACTTGGTTTATATCcttgcctgcaaactcagt GTTGCTAAAGGCTAGGTGTTTCACTCgggtgccagaacatgagttagtcgaaatggCCGCGGGGGGTATAGATTATTCTATAAGAAAGAAACTAGACACTCAGTATTTAAGGGATATGGCGCAATTAGCAGATAGGGTGAGACAAGTCGAAAGGTTGAGGGATGACAAATTTagagcaaataagaataaaaaagaaagggtGGCCTATGTAGGGGTATGTCAAGATGATAAAtacgacgaaaacgaaccaagtaacttcgacgaacaagagattgacttAGCAGAACTGATGCAAGGCCCACCATATTCTTGtaaa atgaggatTGATTTGAATCCCATGCAGCCAGTCGAAGCCCATTATGCTGAACCATCCATTGTGAATATGGTGGAGGTCGAAGTTGCTCCTGACGGCAATTTTGAAAGGGTGGAAGCTGTTGGAGGTTTCGACACTAATATCAACATGGttgagattgctgatgatcttACAAACCAGAACAAAGTTGAAGTTACCGAAGGCTTTGACGACCAGAAAAAGAGtgaaactactgaaggtttcgacaaaaAAGACAATGACAATATTGCTGAAGATGTTGTAGATCGACAAGGAGCAAATTAG